The Nitrosopumilus cobalaminigenes genome contains a region encoding:
- a CDS encoding homocysteine S-methyltransferase family protein: protein MVEKEPFLDAMQNRILLFDGAMGTEIQRHDPKPEDFPNNQDGFNDGLVETHPEWIKQIHRNYLDAGADCIETNSFGSNKIKLDEYGFGDQTVEFNKKIATLASEVCAEYTDKPRYVIGSMGPTGYLPSSNDPDLGQKPLDEIREAFELQAEGLILGGVDALLIETSQDILEVKLVIEACHNAIAKTGKKVPIIANTTLDQYGKMLLGTNIQAAYTTVSDMGIDVFGLNCSTGPIEMTPSVRWLDEQNEHNVLVVPNAGMPENDGGQAVYKMTPEKMGEALGDFLNEYKKVRIIGGCCGTNPEHIKALRKVIDEKANSIEG, encoded by the coding sequence TTGGTAGAAAAAGAACCATTTCTTGATGCCATGCAAAATAGAATTCTATTATTTGATGGTGCAATGGGAACTGAAATTCAAAGACATGATCCAAAACCTGAAGATTTTCCAAATAATCAAGATGGTTTTAATGATGGATTAGTTGAAACACATCCTGAATGGATAAAACAAATCCATAGAAATTATTTAGATGCTGGTGCTGATTGTATAGAGACCAATTCTTTTGGTTCAAATAAAATTAAACTTGATGAATATGGATTTGGTGATCAAACAGTTGAGTTTAACAAAAAAATTGCTACACTTGCATCTGAAGTATGTGCTGAGTATACCGACAAACCACGATATGTAATTGGCTCCATGGGTCCAACAGGATATCTTCCAAGTTCTAATGATCCTGATTTGGGGCAAAAACCTCTCGATGAAATTAGAGAAGCATTTGAGCTACAAGCTGAAGGATTAATCCTTGGAGGTGTTGATGCATTACTAATTGAAACCAGTCAAGATATCTTGGAAGTTAAATTAGTAATTGAAGCATGTCATAATGCAATTGCAAAAACTGGGAAAAAAGTCCCAATTATTGCAAATACTACTTTAGATCAATATGGTAAGATGCTACTTGGAACAAATATCCAAGCTGCATACACAACTGTATCTGATATGGGAATTGATGTGTTCGGATTGAACTGCTCTACTGGCCCCATCGAGATGACTCCTAGTGTAAGATGGTTAGATGAGCAAAATGAGCATAATGTGTTGGTAGTTCCAAATGCTGGTATGCCTGAAAATGATGGAGGTCAAGCCGTATACAAGATGACTCCAGAGAAAATGGGTGAAGCATTAGGTGATTTTCTTAATGAATACAAAAAAGTTCGAATTATTGGCGGTTGTTGTGGGACAAATCCTGAACATATCAAAGCCTTAAGGAAAGTAATTGACGAAAAAGCCAACTCTATCGAGGGTTAA
- a CDS encoding MFS transporter, giving the protein MQKSQVNNLVRSATFFQHAGISIIFVFMPIIAKGVTESIFEIGLLVASFSFAQILSEIYFGRHSDKKGTRLKFIRIGFIGCAIAFGLHYFADDLGMFFLVRIAAGVASGIMIPAMIAYTYEANIDKKRAATVISFHALGWLAGIAAAGIANDLKLIFILSAASFLIGLLFTIRLPNPEQVKEITPGTTKKVILKNKFLFLSLLLRHIGAAAVWVILPIMIVEKLGGELYHISIVYVANTLTAFIFMNVMASKIHLSNVTKFKIGIGCTTFVFVGLSVVTEWWMAMPFMALVGATWAFLFIGGNFHLMENNPRSTSTGIFSSTLSIATVIGPVVAGAIAFAFDYVAVMYFAIAIIICAFVVSLKIKNG; this is encoded by the coding sequence ATGCAAAAGTCTCAAGTCAATAATCTAGTTCGTAGTGCCACATTTTTTCAACATGCTGGAATTTCCATAATCTTTGTTTTTATGCCTATTATTGCAAAAGGAGTAACAGAATCTATTTTTGAAATTGGACTTTTAGTGGCATCATTTAGTTTTGCTCAGATTTTATCTGAAATCTATTTTGGAAGGCACTCAGATAAGAAAGGAACTAGGCTCAAATTCATTAGAATTGGCTTCATCGGGTGCGCTATAGCATTTGGATTGCATTATTTTGCAGATGATCTTGGCATGTTTTTCTTGGTAAGAATTGCAGCAGGTGTTGCAAGTGGAATAATGATTCCAGCAATGATTGCATATACCTATGAGGCAAATATTGATAAGAAAAGAGCAGCGACAGTAATCTCTTTTCATGCTTTAGGATGGCTTGCAGGAATTGCAGCAGCAGGAATTGCAAATGATTTGAAATTAATTTTCATATTAAGTGCAGCATCATTTCTTATCGGATTACTTTTTACAATAAGACTTCCCAATCCCGAACAAGTAAAAGAAATAACCCCAGGAACAACTAAAAAAGTTATTTTAAAAAATAAATTCCTATTTTTATCGCTATTACTAAGACATATTGGTGCAGCAGCAGTGTGGGTCATTCTTCCCATAATGATTGTTGAAAAGTTAGGGGGAGAACTTTATCATATTTCAATAGTATATGTGGCAAACACATTGACTGCATTTATTTTTATGAATGTGATGGCAAGTAAAATTCATCTATCAAATGTCACCAAGTTTAAAATTGGAATTGGGTGCACAACATTTGTTTTTGTTGGACTGTCTGTAGTTACAGAGTGGTGGATGGCAATGCCATTTATGGCATTAGTAGGTGCAACATGGGCATTTTTGTTTATTGGTGGAAACTTTCACCTGATGGAAAATAATCCACGTTCAACATCAACAGGAATTTTTAGTTCAACATTGTCTATTGCAACAGTAATCGGACCAGTTGTGGCAGGAGCCATTGCATTTGCATTTGATTATGTTGCTGTAATGTATTTTGCAATTGCAATTATCATATGTGCATTTGTAGTGTCACTAAAAATAAAAAATGGATGA
- a CDS encoding sensor histidine kinase produces the protein MSILVTEIQNNTIQRTENFYSTIISESASRQLVPTDFDLNDLDNKQQIFDNFFQQIKTDEMLRIKVWSSDGTIICSDDQLIVGKNFNDNLRFQHSIAGEITSEIKNPVDPENISEMGYGQMMEIYIPITLDSTTPLGVIELYYNMDSINDTIAETQLITIINTVIFISIIVSGIIIFSIFTIRSSNKTIEQEKFASIGNLSSRMAHDIRNPLTVIKTTLDLLKTKNKNLSSDELEKLKKLDNQIYRISHQVNNVLDYIKGQPLILKTNSLKEILDSSIHDLPEHDGIEIESTVSNTKIHCDYEALKVVFINLFYNAIQSLGKKGKIKISSEIIGVNTLIKIEDSGPGIPEDKLNKIFEPLYTTKQEGTGLGLASCKSIIEQHRGTISVKNNPTTFTITLPTV, from the coding sequence ATGTCTATTCTTGTGACTGAAATCCAAAATAACACAATTCAAAGAACTGAAAATTTCTATTCTACGATAATTTCTGAATCTGCATCTCGTCAACTAGTACCCACTGATTTTGATTTGAATGATTTAGATAACAAACAACAAATTTTTGATAATTTTTTCCAACAAATAAAAACAGATGAAATGTTACGAATTAAAGTTTGGAGTAGTGATGGTACAATCATTTGTTCAGATGATCAATTGATTGTTGGAAAGAATTTTAATGATAATTTAAGATTTCAACATTCAATTGCAGGTGAAATTACATCTGAAATAAAAAATCCTGTTGATCCAGAAAATATTTCAGAAATGGGTTATGGTCAAATGATGGAAATATACATTCCTATTACATTGGATTCTACAACTCCATTAGGTGTGATTGAACTCTACTATAACATGGATTCAATTAATGACACAATAGCTGAAACTCAATTAATCACAATAATTAACACGGTCATTTTCATCTCCATAATCGTATCTGGAATTATTATTTTCTCAATATTCACAATTCGTTCATCTAACAAAACAATAGAACAAGAAAAATTTGCAAGTATAGGAAATCTTTCTTCACGTATGGCACATGATATTAGAAATCCTTTGACTGTAATTAAAACAACTTTGGATCTTCTTAAAACAAAAAATAAAAATTTGTCTTCTGATGAACTTGAAAAACTAAAAAAACTTGATAATCAAATATATCGAATTTCACATCAGGTAAACAATGTTTTAGATTACATTAAAGGACAACCATTGATTCTAAAAACTAACTCTCTAAAAGAAATCTTGGATTCATCTATACATGATCTGCCTGAACACGATGGAATAGAAATTGAATCTACTGTAAGTAATACAAAAATTCATTGTGACTATGAGGCGCTGAAAGTGGTCTTTATCAATTTATTTTATAATGCAATTCAATCCCTTGGCAAGAAAGGAAAAATTAAGATTTCATCTGAAATTATAGGCGTAAATACTCTTATCAAAATTGAAGATTCAGGTCCTGGAATCCCCGAGGACAAATTAAATAAAATTTTTGAGCCTCTATACACTACAAAACAAGAAGGAACTGGATTGGGACTTGCAAGTTGTAAATCCATTATCGAGCAACATCGTGGAACTATTTCAGTTAAAAATAACCCTACAACCTTTACCATAACATTGCCTACTGTTTAA
- a CDS encoding ABC transporter permease has translation MAKNYTPYRIAFYIGIVVVWQIIAMVGIWPDNIFPSPYEVAEDLAYGAADGSLLYGIATSMWRLSIGLAIAIGGGIVLGIFMARVEVINQTVGSLVLGLQSIPSIAWVPLAILWFGLTDGGIIFVTAIGAIFAVTINTYTGVKNINPHFIEAARNMGAKGSQLITAVLIPAAFPYMISGFKQGWAFAWRGVIGAEILFSFLGLGFLLNAGRSLNDVSQVIGIMIVIMAIGLVVDGVIFKRLENKVMSRWGLR, from the coding sequence TTGGCAAAAAATTATACTCCTTATAGAATTGCATTTTACATTGGAATTGTTGTAGTTTGGCAAATCATTGCCATGGTTGGAATTTGGCCTGACAATATTTTCCCTTCTCCATATGAAGTGGCTGAAGATTTAGCTTATGGTGCAGCAGATGGTAGTTTGTTGTATGGAATAGCAACTAGTATGTGGAGATTATCTATTGGATTGGCCATTGCAATTGGTGGAGGAATTGTACTTGGAATATTTATGGCAAGAGTTGAAGTAATCAATCAAACTGTTGGTTCTCTAGTTTTAGGTTTGCAATCAATTCCTTCTATTGCTTGGGTGCCTTTGGCAATACTTTGGTTTGGATTGACTGATGGGGGAATAATTTTTGTTACGGCGATAGGTGCAATCTTTGCAGTTACAATCAACACATACACCGGAGTCAAAAATATCAATCCTCACTTTATTGAAGCTGCTCGAAATATGGGTGCAAAAGGAAGTCAGTTGATTACCGCCGTATTAATTCCAGCAGCTTTTCCATACATGATTTCTGGCTTTAAACAAGGTTGGGCTTTTGCTTGGAGGGGTGTAATTGGTGCTGAAATACTCTTTTCGTTCCTAGGATTAGGATTCTTGCTTAATGCAGGCCGTTCCCTAAATGACGTTTCACAAGTAATTGGAATTATGATTGTGATTATGGCAATAGGTCTTGTTGTTGATGGCGTAATTTTCAAGAGATTGGAAAACAAAGTAATGTCTCGTTGGGGCTTAAGATAA
- a CDS encoding ABC transporter ATP-binding protein, with product MTKLEAKNIVKYFSHDSHKLKALGGINLKVEAGDFVCLVGPSGCGKSTFLRIVAGLEKPDEGQILFDGHNVTETGPERIMVFQEGALFPWLKVQDNVEFGLKMAGIPKEERAKISHRYLDMMQLTKFADSYVYQLSTGMKQRVAIARALVMDPDVLLMDEPFAALDAQTRDLLLVEMQLIWEKTKKTILFVTHSVSEAAVLGTKVAIFSNRPSVIKKEVDNDFPRPRITEDESLLKFQQDILAELRPEVKKSKE from the coding sequence ATGACAAAACTTGAGGCTAAAAATATTGTTAAATATTTCAGTCATGATTCTCACAAACTCAAAGCTCTTGGCGGCATCAATCTCAAAGTTGAAGCAGGAGATTTTGTATGCCTAGTGGGGCCTTCTGGATGTGGAAAATCTACCTTTTTGCGTATAGTTGCAGGTTTGGAAAAACCTGATGAAGGGCAAATCTTGTTTGATGGTCACAACGTCACTGAAACTGGTCCTGAAAGAATTATGGTATTTCAGGAAGGTGCACTATTTCCATGGCTAAAGGTCCAAGATAATGTAGAATTTGGATTAAAGATGGCTGGAATCCCAAAAGAAGAACGAGCCAAAATATCTCATAGATATTTGGATATGATGCAATTAACCAAATTTGCAGATTCTTATGTTTACCAATTATCTACTGGAATGAAACAACGTGTAGCTATAGCAAGAGCTCTTGTAATGGATCCTGATGTGTTACTGATGGATGAACCTTTTGCTGCACTTGATGCGCAGACACGTGATTTACTTTTAGTTGAAATGCAATTAATTTGGGAGAAAACAAAAAAGACAATTTTGTTTGTTACTCACAGTGTATCTGAAGCTGCAGTTCTTGGAACCAAAGTAGCAATTTTCAGTAATCGTCCATCTGTAATTAAAAAAGAAGTTGATAATGATTTCCCACGACCTAGAATCACTGAAGATGAATCTCTACTAAAATTTCAACAAGATATTTTGGCAGAACTAAGACCTGAGGTAAAGAAAAGTAAAGAGTGA
- a CDS encoding ABC transporter substrate-binding protein — MKTRSVLSAGIGGIILLSVLGFFFNSSEESHDNKIRIAYFPNIGHAIPIVGIEKGFFETSMGNTTKIETRVFDSGPQAIESLFANSVDLAYVGPGPAINGFLNSENNNVKILAGAASGGASFIVHPESEINIASDFAGKKIAAPQIGNTQDVSLRHYLSENGLKTADKGGSVVVYNIPNPDIYTLFVKGDIDGAWIAEPWATILVTELDGKRLFHEEELWPNQEFASVLLIANADYVKKNPDVISNFLSSHYETVTWINQNPVDTRILFNNFLNSHLGQSLSDDVVDIALSNLVITGDPLHDSIHSFAEKADTLGYLGRNGYDLSGIFYYFDTNSIEGENNS, encoded by the coding sequence ATGAAAACTCGATCGGTGCTTTCTGCAGGTATTGGAGGAATTATCTTACTGTCTGTCTTAGGATTCTTCTTTAATTCTTCGGAAGAGTCACATGACAATAAAATCCGTATTGCATATTTTCCAAATATTGGTCATGCTATTCCGATTGTAGGAATAGAAAAAGGATTTTTTGAAACAAGTATGGGAAATACAACTAAAATTGAGACTCGTGTTTTTGACAGTGGTCCTCAAGCTATAGAATCACTATTTGCAAATTCTGTTGACTTGGCATATGTTGGACCAGGTCCTGCAATTAATGGATTTTTAAATTCTGAAAATAACAATGTAAAAATTCTTGCAGGAGCTGCAAGTGGTGGAGCAAGTTTCATAGTTCATCCTGAATCTGAAATCAATATTGCATCTGATTTTGCAGGAAAAAAAATTGCAGCGCCTCAGATTGGAAACACTCAGGATGTATCCTTACGTCATTATTTGTCTGAAAATGGATTAAAAACTGCTGACAAAGGTGGTTCTGTAGTAGTTTACAATATTCCGAATCCTGATATTTACACATTATTTGTTAAGGGCGATATTGATGGTGCATGGATTGCAGAACCTTGGGCTACTATTTTGGTAACTGAATTGGATGGAAAACGATTATTTCATGAAGAAGAGTTGTGGCCAAATCAAGAATTTGCATCCGTTCTTTTGATTGCAAATGCAGATTATGTGAAAAAAAATCCTGATGTAATTTCTAATTTTCTAAGTTCTCATTATGAAACAGTAACTTGGATTAATCAAAACCCTGTGGATACTAGAATTCTTTTTAATAATTTTTTAAATTCTCATTTAGGTCAATCTTTATCTGATGATGTTGTTGATATTGCATTATCTAATCTTGTAATTACTGGTGATCCTTTACATGATTCTATTCATTCATTTGCAGAAAAGGCAGATACGCTAGGATATCTTGGAAGAAATGGATATGATTTGTCTGGTATTTTTTACTACTTTGATACAAATTCCATTGAAGGAGAAAATAACTCATGA
- a CDS encoding argininosuccinate synthase, protein MTQKGILAFSGGLDTSVVVKYLQDEHDMDVITVTVDVGQGDDWKKIAAKAKKLGVKKHYNIDARKEFVKDYIFPSIKANALYQKKYCLATALARPLIAEKVLEIAKKEKVTSLAHGCSGKGNDQVRFDITLRSGSDLPIIAPIRDKNLDRDTELKFAKKHGIEIDTVAKKFSIDQNLWGRAIEGGVLEDPYNEPPDDAFIWVKTKNLPDKPAYLEIKFNKGIPVAVDGKSMEPLKLIEYINKKAGNAGVGIVDHIEDRVVGIKSREVYETPAATCLIEAHSDLEKMVHTKHENKFKSIIDDEWAYLVYSGLWQDPLKTDLDGFIEAAQKPVSGTVKLKMYKGSLRVVGRKSNNSLYSHDIATYGVESTFDQRLAKGFVELWGMQSTEANKLQKKRSTKT, encoded by the coding sequence ATGACTCAAAAAGGAATTCTTGCATTTTCTGGAGGACTAGATACGTCAGTTGTTGTAAAGTATCTACAAGACGAACACGACATGGATGTCATTACAGTTACTGTAGATGTTGGACAAGGCGATGATTGGAAAAAAATTGCTGCAAAAGCAAAAAAACTTGGTGTTAAAAAACATTACAATATTGATGCAAGAAAAGAATTTGTCAAAGATTACATTTTTCCATCAATTAAAGCAAATGCTCTTTATCAAAAAAAATATTGTCTTGCAACAGCACTAGCTAGACCATTAATTGCAGAAAAAGTGTTAGAGATTGCAAAAAAAGAAAAAGTTACATCACTAGCACATGGTTGTTCCGGAAAAGGTAATGACCAAGTAAGATTTGATATCACATTACGTTCAGGTTCTGACCTTCCAATCATAGCTCCGATAAGAGATAAAAATTTGGATAGAGATACGGAATTAAAATTTGCAAAAAAACATGGGATTGAAATTGATACTGTAGCAAAAAAATTCAGCATTGATCAAAATTTATGGGGACGTGCAATCGAAGGAGGAGTTTTAGAAGATCCTTACAATGAACCGCCTGATGATGCATTCATTTGGGTTAAAACTAAAAACTTGCCAGACAAACCAGCATATTTGGAAATTAAATTCAATAAAGGAATTCCAGTTGCAGTTGACGGCAAATCAATGGAACCATTAAAGCTAATTGAATACATCAACAAAAAAGCAGGCAATGCAGGTGTAGGAATAGTTGATCATATTGAAGACAGAGTTGTGGGAATCAAGTCTCGAGAAGTTTATGAAACTCCAGCAGCTACTTGTTTAATTGAAGCTCATTCAGATTTAGAAAAGATGGTCCACACCAAACATGAAAACAAGTTCAAATCAATAATTGATGACGAATGGGCATATTTGGTCTATTCAGGACTTTGGCAAGATCCTCTAAAAACAGATCTTGATGGATTTATCGAAGCTGCACAAAAACCAGTCTCTGGAACCGTGAAATTAAAGATGTACAAAGGAAGTCTAAGAGTAGTTGGAAGAAAATCAAATAATTCATTGTACAGTCACGATATTGCAACTTATGGAGTAGAATCAACATTTGATCAAAGACTAGCCAAAGGATTTGTGGAATTGTGGGGAATGCAGTCAACAGAAGCTAATAAATTACAAAAGAAAAGGTCAACAAAAACATGA
- the lysW/argW gene encoding alpha-aminoadipate/glutamate carrier protein LysW, with amino-acid sequence MNCPECDATLNIPDDASVGEIVSCPDCGADFEISKKDGSNVELKQAETVGEDWGE; translated from the coding sequence ATGAACTGCCCAGAATGTGATGCAACATTAAACATCCCAGACGATGCCTCAGTAGGAGAAATTGTCTCCTGTCCTGATTGTGGCGCTGACTTTGAAATCTCAAAAAAAGATGGATCAAATGTCGAGCTTAAACAAGCAGAAACCGTAGGCGAAGACTGGGGAGAGTAA
- the lysX gene encoding lysine biosynthesis protein LysX has product MSKVCIVFDRLRAEEKMLQKEAAALGHDALMLDAKITQINTDSKKEDFDLGDVVLERCVSYFRGLHFTASLEFMDIPVLNKFEVANTCGNKMFMTLLLKKNNIPTPKTYFSFSSDSAAENLEKVGFPLVIKPVIGSWGRGVMPLKDKDTMEAVFEIRDITDSPHDRIYYLQELIKRPPRDIRVITVGDEPIAAMYRKSSGGFKTNIALGADPELCEITKEMEDMAVKASKAMGGGILGIDMMEDEEKGLVVHEVNNTVEFKGLARVAQRNIPKEMVEFALNYVRK; this is encoded by the coding sequence ATGTCAAAAGTTTGTATTGTTTTTGACCGCTTAAGAGCGGAAGAAAAGATGCTTCAAAAGGAAGCAGCTGCACTAGGACATGATGCATTGATGTTAGATGCAAAAATCACTCAAATCAATACAGATAGTAAAAAAGAAGATTTTGATTTGGGGGATGTTGTTTTAGAAAGATGTGTTAGTTATTTTAGAGGACTTCATTTTACTGCAAGTCTAGAATTCATGGATATTCCAGTATTGAATAAATTCGAAGTTGCAAATACTTGTGGGAATAAAATGTTCATGACATTACTTTTGAAAAAAAATAATATTCCAACACCAAAAACATATTTTTCATTTTCAAGTGATAGCGCTGCTGAGAACTTGGAAAAAGTAGGATTTCCATTAGTGATTAAACCAGTTATAGGTAGTTGGGGAAGAGGAGTAATGCCATTAAAAGATAAAGATACTATGGAAGCAGTTTTTGAAATAAGAGACATTACAGATAGCCCACATGACCGTATTTACTATTTACAGGAATTAATCAAAAGACCACCAAGAGACATTAGAGTAATTACAGTAGGGGACGAGCCTATTGCAGCAATGTATAGAAAATCCTCAGGTGGATTTAAAACAAATATCGCTTTAGGGGCAGATCCAGAACTTTGTGAGATCACAAAAGAGATGGAAGATATGGCAGTAAAAGCATCAAAAGCCATGGGTGGTGGAATTTTAGGAATTGATATGATGGAAGATGAAGAAAAAGGCCTAGTAGTCCATGAAGTCAATAATACAGTAGAATTCAAAGGATTAGCAAGAGTTGCACAACGAAATATACCAAAAGAAATGGTAGAATTTGCGCTAAACTACGTAAGAAAATAA
- the argC gene encoding N-acetyl-gamma-glutamyl-phosphate reductase, translated as MKVGVVGASGYVGGETLRLLVNHPDVEISMVTSRQHVGEYLHRIQPSLKGFTDLTFSELDYDKLTDKCDVVFTAVPHGTATEIVKALYDRGVKVIDLSADYRLHNQDAYDKWYGWEHPHPDYLEKSVFGVPELHREEIKKAQLVSCPGCMAVTSMLALAPLIKNDLIDTDHIIVDSKIGSSGAGSGSGTAHAMRAGVIRPYKPAKHRHTGEIEQELSEIAGSKIRVSMSPHAVDVVRGILCTNHTFLKKDIEEKELWKIYRQAYGEERFVRLIRDKKGLYKFPDPKFLVGSNFCDIGFDLDEDNNRLIALSASDNLMKGAAGSAIQNMNVMCGFDEMDGLRYTPLTPV; from the coding sequence ATGAAAGTGGGAGTTGTAGGAGCATCAGGATATGTAGGCGGAGAGACACTTCGTCTTCTTGTAAACCATCCAGATGTAGAGATCTCAATGGTCACATCAAGACAACATGTAGGAGAATATCTGCATAGAATTCAGCCAAGTTTGAAGGGATTTACCGATCTTACTTTCTCAGAATTAGACTATGATAAATTAACAGACAAGTGTGATGTAGTTTTTACTGCAGTACCACATGGAACAGCTACTGAAATTGTAAAAGCACTCTACGATAGAGGAGTCAAAGTAATTGATTTGAGTGCAGATTATAGATTACACAATCAAGATGCTTATGACAAATGGTATGGTTGGGAACATCCACATCCAGATTATTTAGAAAAATCAGTTTTTGGTGTTCCAGAATTACACAGAGAAGAAATTAAAAAAGCACAACTAGTTTCTTGCCCAGGATGCATGGCAGTTACATCAATGCTTGCACTAGCACCATTAATCAAAAATGACCTTATTGATACTGATCATATTATTGTTGATTCAAAAATTGGTTCATCAGGTGCAGGTTCTGGTTCAGGAACTGCTCATGCAATGAGAGCAGGTGTAATTAGACCATACAAACCAGCAAAACATAGACACACTGGTGAAATTGAACAAGAGTTAAGTGAAATTGCAGGAAGTAAAATTCGTGTATCAATGAGTCCACATGCAGTAGACGTAGTTCGAGGAATTTTATGTACAAACCATACATTCTTGAAAAAAGATATTGAAGAAAAAGAATTATGGAAAATATATCGTCAAGCATATGGAGAAGAAAGATTTGTCAGACTGATCAGAGATAAAAAAGGATTGTATAAATTCCCAGATCCAAAATTCCTAGTAGGTTCAAACTTTTGTGATATTGGATTTGATTTAGATGAAGATAACAATAGATTGATTGCATTATCAGCATCAGATAATTTGATGAAAGGTGCAGCAGGTTCTGCCATTCAAAACATGAATGTAATGTGTGGTTTTGATGAAATGGATGGACTAAGATATACCCCATTAACTCCGGTTTAG
- a CDS encoding [LysW]-aminoadipate/[LysW]-glutamate kinase, which translates to MITIKIGGSVVDDLHPSTILDIKKTAETEGVIIVHGGGKEVTKVCEQLGKEPKFVTSPSGIKSRYTDKETAEIFTMVMSGRINKTIVQMLQKNGINAIGLSGVDAKVIEADRKKKLLIVNEKGRKQAIDGGYTGKIREVNSKFIKSLLDQGLTPVISPIAISEESEFLNIDGDRAAAYVAGKVGCDKVLFITNVDGLLMDDKLVPKLTLAEAKEIRPKIGPGMEKKILASTEALDMGVKVALIGNGQRENPISSAIAHDNCTVIEHE; encoded by the coding sequence ATGATCACAATCAAAATTGGTGGAAGTGTAGTAGATGATTTACACCCATCAACAATTTTAGATATTAAAAAAACTGCAGAAACTGAAGGGGTAATTATCGTTCACGGTGGTGGAAAAGAAGTTACCAAAGTATGCGAACAACTTGGAAAAGAACCAAAATTTGTTACATCTCCAAGTGGCATCAAAAGTAGATACACAGACAAAGAAACCGCAGAAATTTTCACCATGGTCATGTCAGGTAGAATTAACAAAACAATTGTTCAAATGCTTCAAAAAAATGGCATTAATGCAATCGGTCTATCAGGGGTAGATGCAAAGGTTATCGAAGCTGACAGAAAAAAGAAATTACTAATTGTTAATGAAAAAGGTAGAAAACAAGCAATTGATGGCGGATATACAGGAAAAATTAGAGAAGTAAATTCTAAATTTATCAAATCACTTTTAGATCAAGGCCTAACACCGGTAATTTCACCCATAGCAATAAGTGAGGAATCAGAATTTCTTAATATTGATGGAGACAGAGCAGCAGCATATGTTGCAGGCAAAGTTGGTTGTGATAAGGTATTATTCATCACAAACGTTGATGGATTATTAATGGATGACAAACTTGTACCAAAACTAACATTGGCAGAAGCAAAAGAAATTAGACCAAAAATAGGACCTGGAATGGAAAAGAAAATTTTGGCATCTACTGAAGCATTAGATATGGGAGTTAAAGTGGCATTAATTGGAAATGGTCAGAGAGAAAATCCTATTTCATCAGCTATTGCACATGATAATTGCACGGTGATTGAACATGAGTGA